One segment of Candidatus Nitrospira nitrosa DNA contains the following:
- a CDS encoding prephenate dehydrogenase: MPVHFKHVAIIGVGLIGGSLGMILRRRALADHVVGIGRRVENLKTAVALGAIDRYVADPEEGVRGADLVVLATPVDTYERHLKEWAHCLAPGSIVSDVGSVKGTLVERSEAAMPAGVHFVGAHPIAGKEKTGVAAGSDQLFKGARCILTPTQRTNAIALERVRQLWEETGSIMLTMDPHLHDQILGAVSHLPHVAAFALMNALSELRDQELSSLDLAAHSGGGLRDTTRIAASSPEMWRDIFLWNRGNVVAYIDRYTRALEELKQLIKAGDATGIEKALERAKGEREKLASSAVRHS, translated from the coding sequence ATGCCGGTTCACTTTAAACACGTCGCCATTATTGGGGTCGGGCTGATTGGTGGATCGCTCGGCATGATCCTCCGCCGCAGGGCCTTAGCCGATCACGTGGTCGGCATTGGCCGTCGAGTGGAAAATCTCAAGACAGCTGTCGCCTTGGGAGCGATCGATCGATATGTGGCCGACCCTGAAGAGGGTGTGCGGGGGGCGGATTTGGTCGTGCTAGCCACGCCTGTTGATACCTATGAGCGTCATCTAAAGGAATGGGCACATTGCCTTGCCCCTGGATCGATCGTCAGTGATGTGGGGAGTGTGAAGGGGACGTTAGTTGAACGATCCGAGGCCGCCATGCCTGCCGGAGTGCATTTTGTCGGGGCGCATCCCATCGCAGGAAAAGAAAAGACAGGAGTCGCTGCTGGCTCCGATCAGCTGTTCAAAGGGGCGCGCTGTATTTTGACTCCTACGCAACGGACAAATGCTATTGCTTTGGAACGGGTCCGACAGTTGTGGGAAGAAACCGGCTCGATCATGTTGACGATGGACCCCCACCTCCACGATCAAATCCTGGGTGCCGTCAGTCACTTACCCCATGTGGCAGCTTTTGCGCTCATGAATGCCTTGTCTGAGCTTCGTGATCAAGAGTTGTCGTCGCTGGATCTTGCCGCCCACTCTGGAGGGGGGCTGCGGGATACCACGAGGATAGCCGCGAGTTCTCCAGAAATGTGGCGAGATATTTTTCTGTGGAACCGAGGGAACGTGGTGGCCTATATCGACCGGTACACAAGAGCCTTGGAAGAATTGAAGCAGCTGATTAAGGCCGGTGATGCAACCGGTATCGAAAAAGCACTCGAACGGGCAAAAGGCGAACGCGAGAAACTTGCGAGTTCGGCTGTGCGTCACTCATGA
- the aroA gene encoding 3-phosphoshikimate 1-carboxyvinyltransferase translates to MTSLTIHPGRPLKGTTSVPGDKSLTHRAIILTALAEGTSTIAGYCRGEDCLNTMRAFQTLGIPITETPTELTVCGKGFWGLTEPSGPIDCGNSGTGIRLLAGLLAGQDFFSVLTGDESIRRRPMGRVVKPLREMGAVIAGRKGGELAPLAITGSGLHGIDYRSSVASAQIKSSLLLAGLFAQGRTRYREPRLSRDHTERMFQFFGIPLRREEGALVLDGRPSVGWRGVDVTVPGDFSAAAFFLVGATIVPGSDVTIRNVGMNETRTGLIEVMRKMGADIQVLGLREAAGEPVGDLRVQSAALKGVTISPDLIPKTIDEFPILCVAAAVAEGDTVISGAEELRVKESDRIATMSRELTAMGALIEERPDGMVIRGVGRRGENGQLQASSNAQSHGDHRVAMSLAIGGLTAEQEMTIADTDCVDTSFPNFSTMLAELLAQSS, encoded by the coding sequence ATGACATCATTAACCATTCATCCTGGCCGTCCACTCAAGGGAACCACAAGCGTTCCCGGCGACAAGTCTCTCACCCATCGGGCGATCATTCTGACGGCATTAGCGGAAGGGACGAGCACGATTGCCGGATACTGCCGAGGTGAAGATTGTCTGAACACAATGAGGGCGTTTCAGACACTTGGGATTCCAATTACAGAGACACCGACCGAATTGACTGTCTGCGGGAAGGGGTTTTGGGGGTTGACTGAGCCGAGTGGACCGATCGATTGCGGAAATTCCGGGACCGGGATTCGGCTGCTGGCTGGCCTTTTGGCTGGTCAAGATTTCTTCTCCGTCCTCACCGGCGATGAATCGATCCGGCGCCGTCCCATGGGGAGGGTCGTCAAACCGCTACGCGAGATGGGCGCGGTCATCGCCGGCCGCAAAGGAGGAGAATTAGCTCCCTTAGCGATTACGGGCTCAGGCCTTCATGGAATCGACTATCGCTCTTCCGTGGCGAGTGCACAGATCAAGTCGTCGCTTCTTCTCGCCGGTCTTTTTGCTCAAGGGCGGACTCGCTATAGAGAGCCACGGTTGTCACGAGACCATACGGAGCGGATGTTTCAGTTTTTTGGCATTCCGCTTAGACGGGAAGAGGGAGCGCTGGTTTTAGATGGAAGGCCGTCCGTTGGATGGCGAGGGGTGGACGTGACGGTTCCCGGTGATTTCTCAGCTGCGGCCTTCTTTTTAGTTGGCGCGACGATTGTGCCGGGATCCGATGTCACCATTCGGAATGTCGGGATGAACGAAACCAGGACAGGCCTCATTGAGGTCATGCGAAAGATGGGGGCGGATATTCAGGTATTGGGTTTACGCGAAGCGGCTGGAGAGCCGGTCGGGGATCTGCGTGTGCAGTCTGCCGCTTTGAAGGGAGTGACGATCAGCCCGGACCTCATTCCCAAAACGATCGATGAATTTCCGATCCTGTGTGTGGCGGCTGCGGTTGCGGAAGGAGATACCGTCATTTCCGGTGCGGAAGAATTGCGAGTCAAGGAGAGTGATCGGATTGCGACAATGAGTCGAGAGTTGACGGCCATGGGAGCTCTGATCGAAGAGCGACCTGATGGCATGGTGATTCGCGGGGTAGGTCGCAGGGGGGAAAACGGGCAATTGCAAGCTTCCAGCAATGCTCAGAGCCATGGAGACCACCGGGTGGCGATGTCGTTAGCCATTGGTGGGTTGACGGCGGAGCAAGAGATGACGATTGCGGATACTGATTGCGTTGATACGTCATTCCCAAATTTTTCAACCATGCTGGCGGAGCTGTTGGCTCAGTCATCGTGA
- the hisC gene encoding histidinol-phosphate transaminase, with product MPLQVHPDIRSLSPYVPGKPIDELQRELGLSRVIKLASNENPLGPSPKAVAALNGVQDTLHRYPDGGAYQLRRALADRWKVTQEHVILGNGSDEIIGLLARTFLAPGDEAVMADHTFVIYKMEVTAVHGRPLIVPLVNWTHDLESMVQAITPRTRLLFLCNPNNPTGTMVPSDAVEQLMARVPDDVIVVFDEAYYEYVRHPQFPDALAYVKQGRNAIVLRTFSKIYGLAGLRIGYGISTPEIIDYLNRVRPPFNANSLAQKAALAALSDDEHVAKSRAINAAGIEQVGQGLRALGLLPIPTETNFLYFDAKQDGRGVFDALLREGIIVRHIEGTMLRVTIGQPDENTAFLQALGKVLGGGR from the coding sequence ATGCCACTCCAGGTCCATCCGGATATTCGATCGCTCAGTCCATACGTACCCGGGAAGCCGATTGATGAGCTTCAACGGGAGCTCGGGCTGAGTCGCGTGATCAAGCTTGCCTCCAACGAGAATCCGCTAGGACCTTCCCCGAAAGCCGTGGCGGCTCTCAACGGCGTGCAGGATACGCTGCATCGCTATCCAGACGGGGGGGCGTACCAACTGCGCCGGGCGCTTGCCGATCGATGGAAAGTAACTCAAGAGCATGTCATCCTCGGGAACGGGTCAGATGAGATCATCGGTCTGCTTGCCAGAACGTTTTTGGCGCCTGGCGATGAAGCCGTGATGGCGGACCACACATTCGTGATCTACAAGATGGAGGTCACAGCCGTCCACGGGAGGCCGCTGATCGTCCCTCTGGTCAACTGGACGCACGACCTTGAGTCAATGGTCCAAGCTATTACGCCGCGAACGCGACTGCTGTTTCTCTGTAATCCCAACAATCCTACCGGTACGATGGTGCCGTCGGATGCAGTCGAGCAATTGATGGCACGAGTGCCGGACGATGTGATTGTGGTATTCGACGAAGCCTATTATGAGTATGTCCGGCATCCGCAGTTTCCAGATGCGCTGGCCTATGTGAAACAGGGGCGAAACGCGATTGTCCTGAGAACCTTCTCGAAGATTTATGGGCTGGCCGGACTGCGAATCGGGTATGGGATCAGCACGCCGGAAATCATCGATTACTTGAATCGGGTTCGGCCGCCATTCAATGCCAATAGTCTCGCTCAGAAAGCCGCGCTGGCTGCCTTGAGTGATGACGAGCATGTGGCGAAGAGTCGGGCGATCAATGCCGCCGGGATCGAACAGGTAGGGCAGGGGCTGCGGGCACTCGGACTCCTACCGATTCCGACGGAAACCAATTTTCTCTACTTTGACGCCAAACAGGATGGACGCGGGGTGTTTGACGCGCTCCTGCGAGAAGGCATTATCGTGCGGCATATCGAAGGTACCATGCTGCGTGTCACCATCGGCCAACCCGACGAAAATACCGCCTTCCTTCAGGCGCTCGGCAAGGTCTTGGGTGGCGGTAGATAG
- the aroF gene encoding 3-deoxy-7-phosphoheptulonate synthase, whose translation MIIVLKPEASESEVDHIIDRLRDLGLKSQISTGQERTIIGVIGDDRILHNQPLTALPGVESVLPILAPWKLVSREFKKEPTIIDVGGVKIGAKKLAIMAGPCAVERLELTVGIAHEVKASGATILRGGAYKPRTSPYSFQGLGREGLDYLVEARKQTGLPVVSEILDTRDIELFLEKADIIQIGARNMQNFELLKEVGAYDKPVLLKRGLSATIKEFLLSAEYIMSRGNQNVMLCERGIRTFETQYRNTLDLAAIPTLKELSHLPVIVDPSHATGKWDLVAPMSKAAVAAGADGLLIEVHSNPECALCDGEESIKPSKFKTLMGDLKNIAKAVGREL comes from the coding sequence ATGATCATCGTATTGAAACCGGAGGCATCGGAGAGCGAGGTCGACCATATTATCGATCGACTGCGTGATCTTGGCCTCAAATCACAAATTTCAACGGGCCAGGAGCGCACCATCATCGGGGTCATCGGTGACGATCGTATTCTGCACAATCAGCCGTTGACGGCCCTTCCAGGCGTCGAAAGCGTCCTGCCAATTTTGGCCCCTTGGAAGCTTGTCAGTCGCGAGTTTAAGAAAGAGCCGACGATCATTGATGTCGGGGGTGTCAAGATCGGCGCCAAAAAACTCGCGATTATGGCCGGTCCTTGTGCAGTGGAGCGACTCGAACTGACGGTCGGGATTGCCCATGAAGTCAAAGCGTCAGGTGCCACTATTTTGCGTGGCGGGGCCTATAAACCACGGACGTCGCCCTATTCGTTTCAAGGGCTGGGGCGGGAAGGCCTGGACTACCTCGTCGAGGCGAGAAAGCAAACGGGTTTACCGGTGGTCAGTGAAATCCTGGATACGCGCGATATCGAACTGTTTTTAGAAAAGGCGGATATCATCCAGATCGGCGCTCGGAACATGCAGAATTTTGAACTACTGAAGGAAGTCGGCGCCTATGACAAGCCTGTGCTCCTGAAGCGGGGGTTATCGGCCACGATCAAAGAATTTCTCCTGTCGGCTGAATACATCATGTCGCGCGGAAATCAGAACGTGATGTTGTGCGAGCGCGGTATTCGCACGTTCGAAACGCAGTACCGGAATACCTTGGATCTGGCGGCCATTCCCACATTGAAAGAACTGTCTCATCTCCCAGTCATCGTGGATCCCAGCCATGCCACGGGGAAATGGGATCTCGTGGCGCCGATGTCCAAAGCGGCGGTTGCAGCCGGGGCGGATGGGCTGCTCATCGAGGTTCATTCAAACCCGGAATGCGCCCTTTGTGACGGGGAAGAATCAATCAAACCGTCAAAATTTAAGACGTTGATGGGGGATCTGAAGAATATCGCGAAGGCCGTGGGAAGAGAGTTGTAA
- a CDS encoding lysophospholipid acyltransferase family protein gives MSGIVYGLLWVLARSVAWLCFRYRVEGQVPPTGGMLVAANHASYLDIPLLGCGMNRRAWYLGRHDLFPIPVLSGLLQSLGWIPVKLGRLDREAFGKAINLIRAGHVVVIFPEGGRTQDGHLRQPKAGIGVIVSQTGCPVVPAYLRGTFDVLPPGASWPRWRPVTVRLGAPITFDTGKQKERAETKQFYQLVSRTVIEHIAALGEVPIPTRKDDVASETPSRSTADAHNAE, from the coding sequence GTGAGCGGGATTGTCTACGGGTTGTTGTGGGTCCTGGCGCGCAGCGTCGCCTGGCTCTGTTTTCGGTACCGGGTTGAAGGCCAGGTTCCTCCCACCGGGGGAATGTTGGTCGCCGCCAACCATGCGAGCTATCTCGATATTCCGCTCCTTGGATGCGGGATGAATCGAAGGGCCTGGTACCTGGGGCGTCACGACTTGTTTCCCATCCCGGTGTTGAGCGGTTTGTTGCAATCGCTGGGGTGGATTCCGGTGAAGCTGGGCCGTCTGGATCGGGAGGCCTTCGGGAAGGCCATTAACCTGATTCGGGCCGGTCACGTGGTGGTTATTTTCCCTGAGGGAGGACGCACTCAGGATGGTCACCTCCGACAGCCCAAGGCTGGTATCGGTGTGATCGTGTCGCAGACGGGATGTCCGGTAGTTCCGGCGTATTTGAGAGGGACCTTCGACGTTCTGCCTCCGGGGGCCTCGTGGCCTCGCTGGCGTCCCGTGACTGTTCGGCTTGGAGCCCCTATCACATTTGATACGGGAAAGCAGAAAGAAAGAGCGGAAACAAAGCAGTTTTATCAACTGGTCAGCCGTACGGTGATCGAACATATCGCAGCCTTGGGGGAGGTTCCCATTCCAACAAGGAAGGACGATGTGGCCAGCGAGACACCGAGTAGGTCGACCGCCGACGCTCACAACGCTGAGTGA
- the cmk gene encoding (d)CMP kinase — protein MIIAIDGPAGVGKSTVAKLLASRLGYLYLDTGALYRAIAWKTLQSRVRPTDHTHVAALLPTTSIHMQFRQGAMQVQVDGFDVTGQLRTPEVTAAASLVSAIPAVREWLLPLQRQIGQGGSVVAEGRDIGTKVFPTASFKFFLEADPDVRVARRHRELVAAGRGESIETTSHDLSARDQRDRTRSVDPLVPAMDARFIDTSTLSPDQVVEQMIAAVSTEL, from the coding sequence GTGATTATTGCGATTGATGGGCCGGCCGGGGTGGGGAAGAGCACCGTGGCCAAATTACTGGCGAGTCGGCTCGGGTATCTCTATCTCGATACCGGGGCACTCTATCGGGCTATCGCATGGAAGACTTTGCAGTCGAGGGTTCGTCCTACAGACCATACTCATGTGGCTGCCCTCTTGCCGACCACGTCGATCCATATGCAGTTTCGTCAGGGTGCGATGCAGGTGCAGGTCGATGGCTTCGACGTGACGGGACAACTACGTACACCTGAAGTGACTGCCGCGGCTTCTCTTGTGTCCGCTATTCCAGCCGTTCGTGAATGGCTGCTGCCGCTCCAACGTCAGATCGGCCAAGGAGGGTCCGTGGTAGCAGAAGGTCGCGATATCGGTACCAAGGTCTTTCCCACGGCCTCGTTCAAATTTTTCCTGGAAGCTGATCCCGATGTTCGAGTGGCACGACGGCACCGTGAGTTAGTCGCTGCAGGCCGGGGGGAGTCGATTGAAACCACGTCCCATGATCTATCGGCTCGAGATCAGCGAGATCGGACCCGTTCCGTCGATCCATTGGTCCCCGCAATGGATGCACGATTTATCGACACCTCTACTCTCAGTCCCGATCAGGTCGTGGAACAGATGATCGCGGCTGTGTCGACTGAGTTGTGA